The Arachis hypogaea cultivar Tifrunner chromosome 16, arahy.Tifrunner.gnm2.J5K5, whole genome shotgun sequence genome contains a region encoding:
- the LOC112758556 gene encoding large ribosomal subunit protein P1 — protein MSIAEAACSYAVMILHDDKLPVTAENISSLLKSAKVSVESYWPSLFAKLAEKRNVEDLIASGGGGGAPVAVAAAPVAAAGGGGGAAAAPAAEEKKKEEPQEESDDDMGFSLFD, from the exons ATGTCGATTGCAGAGGCTGCTTGCAGTTACGCCGTTATGATCCTTCACGACGACAAACTCCCTGTCACT GCTGAAAATATCTCGTCCTTGTTGAAAAGTGCCAAGGTGTCAGTTGAGTCATACTGGCCCAGCTTATTCGCTAAACTCGCTGAGAAAAGAAATGTTGAGGATTTGATAGCCAGCGGTGGAGGAGGTGGGGCTCCAGTTGCTGTTGCTGCCGCCCCTGTTGCCGCagccggtggtggtggtggtgcagcAGCAGCTCCTGCAgctgaggagaagaagaag GAAGAACcccaagaagagagtgatgatgatATGGGATTCAGCTTATTTGACTAG